A window of ANME-2 cluster archaeon genomic DNA:
ATCATATGGTATCATTGAAAAAAAAGAAGATCAAAGGTCACATCTATTGGTATGCCGTTGAAATGGCAAGGATTGATGGCAAGCCAAAACAAGTATGGCAAAAATACCTCGGAACTGCAGAAAAAATAGTAGAACT
This region includes:
- a CDS encoding IS1634 family transposase, which produces MVSLKKKKIKGHIYWYAVEMARIDGKPKQVWQKYLGTAEKIVELKEQSKELPHIKLKSFQYGKTAALLSISDELNFIDIVNKHTNK